A window of the Echeneis naucrates chromosome 3, fEcheNa1.1, whole genome shotgun sequence genome harbors these coding sequences:
- the nhsb gene encoding Nance-Horan syndrome protein — MPFAKRIVEPQFLCRHQIPNDEGLLFEDLCAISNVVLSRTLRQLSDLARHACSLFQELENDIINTNQRVWVLQNKIGQIQQTASALDPKKEAVPVSNLDIESKVSLHYQAPWHQQHNVFHHCTRPPLAPPMPTFPSPHSIRRQQRSRLARAQERAEKERELDYQPRKERTMRETEIQTILGKERPEREADIQTIQRKFECFYSLQSIESCIFIPWNRKATSTAGEGEGGEVSGGHRAKASAPNASSTQEKQTNWSKENGPQADQKTTADSHAISSCIIPINVTGVGFDREASARCSLVHSQSVLQRRRKLRRRKTITGIPKRVHQDIDSDESPVARERTVIIHTNPHQLSLCQEDLSISSRLHHTRDSGCQTDDFLIACTAAPSRRRIRAQRGHQGIPTSLSHSTGNISSLGDQSDSTYTSAAAHGGRLRSRSLPREGGRLMDSDEDDDDNYDDDDEDEELSPYETEDFIPPGPSPRMKMMMMKDEEESTDDQAAPEPLQLGSLKRLQRSGDRDRGGGGGGSPEHSWMERGRSRLPRKADMGSCEISSSSDTFSSPIHSVSTTGVLGSHVDHKEDHQSSSGNWSGSSSTCPSQTSETIPPPSSPPLTGSSHCDSELSLNTVPNATDEGFSLDPSYHSDLRPQGQGQRSSSFTSSATDQLDDAGVSTASEGEWTYPPDQDQTDPDQDTDQTQNLSQSHGVAQEYSSNQRLEDQACFGDKTSHTEKEPSSHYPSDTEGFYSSSVHFGECNQSYRGYMYNYADPGPDCSQSNTVAAPLSHGVYPQPSADFRAGTMTLGRACRPLRKPKIKPPPPKRTSSLKETSCRVDVGTDTQADQDQPKTVNEQDLTLSSADMKLDLDLELEGAPEPLQTSCLVAEPLGTWGMGLSETVDIVEPMSFSSADTHSFKDEGAVQSDYADLWLHNSELKSNNGEYTSMSNSSTATGTTVMECIKSPDSSSSSTETQTQALAPASETRPSSPPLPPGDFKLGSPEKLAGLASPSSGYSSQSETPTSTLPSSSAAFFPGPLSPSTGKRKPKVPERKSSLSSLQHFPRDGVSISSGYKRDPEFPPPPSQLDLNVLHGGYVRHTLSHRTHHMHTLHYTKHRVANVLNTGTKLLAPDTSNTNPPQSSNPASTIVSSNLLAITPSTLRSVQLHSVSQSATTADQETATGIETATRPKCPPSSSTLAPPPISTRPLPPRRPPPRPQCHDHTSSPEHSQPTPPGRHPDGPPSYESLLLRQDRYGPGTFWAMTAFRARRDLDPSSDLSEDSSPLHRPVPRAPHPSPVDLHTHIHSHTEFIGLTHSTHAHSEFRVLGERSLSQDDDDDEDDEEEEEEPVKEPQRPAYSRGGIRSDHHPPPAYEFAGGSHSDSGPWASPVKVPGTTMETSHPYLISDARKGGQVEQEEEEEVTSGATRSAHQQQPQESKDDSTTPDTEDYFSKDSTPSDNSLSPLTDDTKVDDDIIITSPNKTRTTEDLFAMIHRSKRKVLGRKDSGDLNIKSRLCPPAVTAGNISTVIIPPAPPLNIPVSLATAAGSQRAPVPIYRSAKKSTTSNEEFKLLLLKKGSRSDSSYRMSATEILKSPITPKIPGDSLQEGSVRQAEEPLATFQEPPISSLDPIQIPGLFPRANSESFTPKTLPMSAASRQGRSRIPPVANSSRYSTRSRLYTAPMQAISEGETENSDGSPHDDRSS; from the exons CGGTGTCAAACCTGGATATAGAAAGTAAGGTGTCACTTCACTATCAGGCTCCATGGCACCAGCAACACAATGTGTTTCATCATTGCACACGACCACCAT TGGCACCCCCTATGCCCACCTTCCCTTCACCACACTCCATTCGACGGCAACAAAGGAGCCGTCTGGCACGAGCT caagagagagcagagaaggaacGAGAGTTAGACTATCAACCCAGGAAG GAGAGGACCATGAGAGAAACGGAGATCCAAACCATACTGGGAAAA GAGAGGCCAGAAAGAGAGGCAGATATTCAGACGATCCAAAGAAAG TTTGAGTGCTTTTACTCACTTCAATCTATTGAAAGTTGCATCTTTATCCCATGGAATAGAAAG GCTACCTCAACAGCAGGGGAGGGTGAAGGTGGTGAGGTCTCGGGAGGCCACAGAGCGAAGGCATCAGCCCCTAATGCCTCCTCAACCCAAGAAAAACAGACCAACTGGTCCAAGGAAAATGGCCCACAAGCAGATCAGAAGACAACTGCTGATTCGCATGCCATCTCTTCCTGTATCATCCCCATCAATGTCACAG GAGTTGGGTTTGACAGGGAAGCAAGTGCTCGTTGTTCTCTAGTCCATTCACAGTCAGTTCTTCAGAGGAGaaggaagctgaggaggaggaagactaTCACAGGAATACCCAAAAGAGTGCACCAGGACATTG ACTCAGATGAATCACCCGTGGCAAGAGAACGCACAGTGATCATCCACACCAATCCACAccaactctctctctgtcaggaaGATCTCTCAATCAGCAGTCGTCTCCATCACACTCGGGACTCTGGTTGCCAGACAGATGATTTTCTTATAGCAT GTACAGCTGCTCCTTCCAGAAGGCGTATTAGAGCTCAACGTGGCCACCAAGGAATCCCCACCTCTCTGTCCCATTCAACAGGCAACATTTCCTCCCTTGGAGACCAGTCAGACTCCACTTACACTAGTGCTGCAGCCCACGGTGGACGACTGCGCTCCCGTAGCCTCCCTCGAGAGGGTGGACGTCTGATGGAcagtgatgaggatgatgatgacaattatgatgatgatgatgaagatgaggaattGTCACCATATGAAACAGAGGATTTTATTCCACCTGGCCCTAGTCCAagaatgaagatgatgatgatgaaggacGAGGAAGAGAGCACAGATGACCAGGCAGCTCCTGAGCCACTGCAACTTGGAAGCTTAAAAAGGTTGCAGCGATCTGGGGATAGAGacagaggtggtggaggaggaggcagccCGGAGCATAGTTGGATGGAGAGGGGCCGGTCTCGATTGCCCCGCAAGGCTGACATGGGCAGTTGTGAAATCTCGTCAAGCTCAGATACTTTTAGCAGCCCAATTCACTCTGTGTCTACAACAGGAGTCCTAGGCAGTCATGTGGACCACAAGGAGGACCACCAGTCATCAAGTGGGAACTGGAGTGGCTCAAGCTCAACCTGCCCCTCTCAGACATCTGAAACTATACCTCCGCCATCTTCTCCACCACTGACAGGCTCATCTCACTGTGACTCAGAGCTGTCACTAAACACTGTGCCCAATGCCACGGATGAGGGATTTTCCTTGGATCCCTCATACCACTCTGACCTCAGACCCCAGGGCCAGGGCCAGAGGTCAAGTTCATTCACATCCTCAGCCACAGACCAGCTGGACGATGCAGGGGTCAGTACAGCAAGTGAGGGGGAGTGGACATACCCACCAGATCAAGACCAAACTGATCCAGACCAGGACACTGACCAGACCCAAAACCTGAGCCAGAGCCATGGGGTAGCCCAGGAGTACAGCTCCAATCAACGTCTAGAAGACCAAGCCTGTTTTGGTGATAAGACCAGCCACACTGAGAAAGAGCCTAGCTCTCATTACCCATCTGATACAGAGGGTTTCTATTCGTCTTCTGTGCATTTTGGTGAGTGTAATCAGAGCTACAGAGGATACATGTATAACTATGCAGACCCAGGACCTGACTGTAGTCAATCCAACACTGTGGCAGCACCACTATCCCATGGAGTTTACCCCCAGCCCTCAGCTGACTTCAGAGCAGGTACTATGACCCTAGGGAGGGCCTGTCGTCCTCTGAGAAAACCGAAAAtcaaaccaccaccacccaaaCGAACTTCCTCACTGAAAGAGACCAGTTGTCGTGTTGATGTtggaacagacacacaggcagatcAGGACCAACCAAAGACAGTTAATGAACAAGACCTTACCTTGTCTTCAGCAGATATGAAACTGGACCTGGATTTAGAGCTTGAGGGTGCTCCAGAACCATTACAGACATCTTGTCTAGTAGCAGAGCCTTTGGGAACTTGGGGAATGGGACTGAGTGAAACTGTAGACATAGTAGAGCCCATGTCGTTCAGCTCTGCAGATACACACTCTTTTAAGGATGAAGGTGCTGTGCAATCTGACTATGCAGACCTGTGGCTTCACAACAGTGAGCTGAAGTCGAACAACGGTGAGTACACATCTATGTCCAACTCAAGCACAGCCACAGGAACTACCGTCATGGAGTGCATCAAGTCACCAGAcagttcttcctcctccacagaaACCCAAACCCAGGCCCTTGCACCTGCTTCAGAGACCAGGCCAAGTAGTCCACCTCTTCCACCTGGAGACTTTAAACTTGGGTCACCTGAGAAACTGGCTGGCCTGGCATCACCATCAAGTGGCTATTCTAGCCAATCCGAGACTCCAACATCAACCTTGCCTTCCTCTTCAGCAGCATTCTTCCCAGGACCTCTGTCTCCCTCAACTGGCAAGAGAAAGCCCAAAGTGCCTGAGAGGAagtcttctctctcctccctgcagcACTTCCCCAGAGATGGAGTTTCCATTTCCTCTGGCTACAAGAGAGACCCAGAATTTCCACCTCCACCCTCTCAACTTGATCTCAATGTTCTCCATGGTGGCTATGTCAGACACACGCTGTCCCACCGGACACATCACATGCACACGCTCCACTACACCAAACATAGAGTTGCCAACGTTTTAAACACTGGAACAAAGTTACTGGCCCCTGACACCTCAAATACCAACCCTCCACAAAGTTCAAATCCTGCTTCAACCATTGTCAGCTCCAATCTTTTGGCGATAACTCCATCTACTCTTCGTTCAGTGCAGCTCCATTCTGTAAGTCAATCTGCTACCACAGCAGACCAGGAAACAGCAACTGGAATAGAGACTGCAACAAGACCCAAATGTCCTCCTAGTAGTTCTACTCTTGCTCCACCACCAATAAGCACTAGGCCTCTCCCTCCTCGTAGACCACCTCCAAGACCCCAATGTCATGATCACACCTCATCTCCTGAACACTCGCAACCAACACCCCCTGGTCGCCACCCTGATGGGCCTCCATCCTATGAAAGCCTTTTACTCAGACAGGACCGCTATGGACCTGGAACTTTTTGGGCTATGACAGCCTTTAGGGCCCGCAGAGATTTGGACCCATCGTCAGATCTCTCTGAGGATAGCTCACCTTTGCATCGGCCAGTGCCACGTGCTCCCCACCCTTCACCTGtggatttacacacacatatccactcacacacagagttcaTAGGGCTCACACATTCAACTCATGCACACTCTGAATTTCGGGTATTGGGGGAGCGTTCTTTGTcccaggatgatgatgacgatgaagatgatgaggaggaagaggaagagccgGTGAAAGAGCCACAGAGGCCTGCATATTCCAGAGGAGGCATTCGATCGGATCACCATCCACCCCCAGCTTACGAATTTGCTGGGGGGTCCCACTCAGACTCAGGGCCCTGGGCTAGTCCAGTCAAAGTGCCTGGTACCACAATGGAGACATCGCATCCTTATCTAATCAGCGATGCAAGAAAAGGAGGACAAGttgagcaggaagaagaagaggaagtgacaTCAGGTGCTACCAGAAGTGCCCATCAACAGCAGCCACAGGAGAGCAAAGATGACTCCACCACTCCTGACACAGAGGATTATTTCAGTAAAG ATTCCACACCAAGTGATAACTCACTCTCACCTCTGACGGATGACACCAAAGTGGATGATGACATTATCATAACCTCACCCAACAAGACCCGCACAACTGAGGACCTGTTTGCAATGATACACAG ATCGAAAAGAAAGGTCCTTGGCCGCAAAGATTCAGGAGACTTAAACATCAAGTCTCGTCTCTGCCCCCCAGCAGTGACCGCTGGCAATATCTCCACCGTCATTATCCCGCCAGCCCCTCCACTTAACATCCCAGTATCCTTAGCCACTGCTGCCGGCTCACAACGAGCCCCTGTGCCAATCTACCGCAGCGCCAAGAAATCCACCACATCAAATGAGGAATTTAAACTCCTGTTGCTGAAAAAGGGTAGTCGGTCTGATTCTAGCTACCGTATGTCAGCTACAGAGATTCTGAAGAGCCCTATCACACCAAAAATCCCAGGGGATTCCCTTCAAGAGGGGTCTGTAAGGCAGGCTGAGGAGCCACTTGCCACATTCCAAGAGCCCCCCATATCTAGCCTGGACCCAATCCAGATACCAGGCCTTTTTCCCAGAGCCAACTCGGAGAGTTTCACACCTAAAACCTTGCCTATGTCAGCTGCATCTCGTCAGGGACGTTCTCGAATCCCCCCAGTAGCCAACAGCAGTCGCTACAGTACACGTAGTCGCCTCTACACAGCCCCAATGCAAGCCATTTCCGAAGGGGAGACGGAGAATTCAGACGGCAGCCCCCATGATGACAGATCATCCTAA